One Litorilinea aerophila genomic window carries:
- a CDS encoding NADH-quinone oxidoreductase subunit D has translation MHTDSIVINLGPHHPSTHGVFRMLARIEGETILALEPEMGYLHRNHEKIGERNTWLMNMPFTDRLDYINSMSNNLGYALAVEKLAGIEVPERAQYIRVIMAELTRIVNHMWSIGFILNDLGALQTPALYAIEEREMILDLFEEVSGSRMMCNYMRFGGVVRDLTPGWLERARYLVHERLPRALDELDHMLSGNEIVKARGRGVGYLSPQDLIALSVSGPMIRAAGIPYDIRKAEPYCIYDRFDFDIPTLSGSDVYDRYYIRLLEARESVKILKQAIRDIPGGEGDGAPAYASATLNQGFGTIMGGKGGYTLRPPEGEVYQRIEAPKGELGFYLVSDGKPNPYRYHVRAPSFINLNALGPMSVGYKVADAIVILGAIDIVLGEVDR, from the coding sequence ATCCATACCGACAGCATCGTCATCAACCTGGGGCCCCACCACCCCAGCACCCACGGCGTCTTCCGGATGCTGGCCCGCATCGAGGGTGAGACCATCCTGGCCCTGGAGCCGGAGATGGGCTACCTCCACCGCAACCATGAAAAGATCGGTGAACGTAACACCTGGCTGATGAACATGCCCTTCACCGATCGCCTGGACTACATCAACTCCATGAGCAATAACCTGGGCTATGCCCTGGCGGTGGAGAAGCTGGCAGGCATCGAGGTACCGGAGCGGGCCCAGTACATCCGGGTGATCATGGCCGAGTTGACCCGTATCGTCAACCACATGTGGTCCATCGGCTTCATCCTCAACGACCTGGGCGCCCTCCAGACCCCGGCCCTCTATGCCATTGAAGAGCGGGAAATGATCCTGGACCTCTTTGAGGAGGTCAGCGGCTCCCGCATGATGTGCAATTACATGCGCTTCGGCGGCGTGGTGCGAGACCTCACCCCGGGCTGGCTGGAGCGGGCTCGCTATCTGGTCCACGAACGGCTGCCCCGGGCCCTGGACGAACTGGACCACATGCTCAGCGGCAACGAGATCGTGAAGGCCCGCGGCCGGGGCGTGGGTTACCTGTCGCCCCAGGACCTGATCGCCCTGAGCGTCAGCGGCCCCATGATCCGGGCCGCCGGGATTCCCTACGACATCCGCAAGGCGGAGCCCTACTGCATCTACGACCGCTTTGACTTTGACATCCCCACCCTGTCCGGCAGCGATGTCTACGACCGCTACTACATCCGCCTGCTGGAAGCCCGGGAAAGCGTCAAGATCCTGAAGCAGGCCATCCGGGACATCCCCGGCGGCGAGGGGGATGGCGCGCCGGCCTACGCTTCCGCCACCCTGAACCAGGGCTTCGGCACCATCATGGGCGGCAAGGGCGGCTACACCCTGCGCCCGCCGGAGGGCGAGGTCTACCAGCGCATCGAGGCGCCCAAGGGTGAGCTGGGCTTCTATCTGGTCAGTGATGGCAAGCCCAACCCCTATCGGTATCACGTGCGCGCCCCCAGCTTCATCAACCTGAACGCGCTGGGCCCCATGTCGGTAGGCTACAAAGTGGCCGATGCCATCGTCATCCTCGGCGCGATCGACATCGTGCTGGGCGAAGTGGACCGCTAA
- a CDS encoding Mrp/NBP35 family ATP-binding protein: MTATQNPQNGITEEAILQALRTVQEPELHQDLVTLNMVRDITIRGKEVGFTIMLTTPACPLRSRMEQESIEAVKRLVPGVETVNVRFDATVRADSRIAGKLNIDVKNIIAVASGKGGVGKSTVSTNLAVSLALEGAQVGVLDADIYGPNIPIMFGLSGKPRIEQNKMVPLEAYGVKVISMGFLMPEGEAVVWRGPMLHKAIQQLFTDVRWGSLDYLIVDLPPGTGDAQLSLAQSVPLTGGIIVTTPQAVAISDARRGATAFKRLEVPILGVIENMAGEIFGMGGGEEAARQMGVEFLGRIELDPRIREGGDAGKPIVIDAPDSAAAQQFRTLARLVAARISVMTLLPDPELRIL, from the coding sequence ATGACGGCAACACAAAACCCACAGAACGGCATTACGGAAGAAGCCATCCTCCAGGCCCTGCGCACGGTCCAGGAGCCGGAATTGCATCAGGACCTGGTGACCCTCAACATGGTGCGGGATATCACCATCCGGGGCAAGGAAGTGGGCTTCACCATCATGTTGACTACGCCGGCCTGCCCCCTGCGCAGCCGCATGGAACAGGAGAGCATCGAAGCCGTGAAGCGGCTGGTGCCCGGCGTGGAGACGGTGAACGTCCGCTTCGACGCCACCGTCCGGGCAGACAGCCGCATTGCCGGCAAGCTCAACATCGACGTCAAGAACATCATCGCCGTGGCCAGCGGCAAAGGCGGCGTGGGCAAGAGCACGGTCAGCACCAACCTGGCCGTCAGCCTGGCCCTGGAAGGGGCCCAGGTGGGCGTGCTGGACGCCGACATCTACGGCCCCAACATCCCCATCATGTTCGGCCTTTCGGGCAAGCCCCGCATCGAGCAGAACAAGATGGTGCCGCTGGAAGCCTACGGCGTCAAGGTGATCAGCATGGGCTTCCTCATGCCTGAAGGCGAGGCGGTGGTCTGGCGGGGGCCCATGCTCCACAAAGCCATCCAGCAGCTCTTCACCGACGTGCGCTGGGGCTCCCTGGACTACCTGATCGTGGACCTGCCCCCGGGCACCGGCGACGCGCAGCTCAGCCTGGCCCAGAGCGTCCCCCTGACCGGTGGCATCATCGTCACCACGCCCCAGGCCGTGGCCATCAGCGACGCCCGGCGGGGCGCCACCGCGTTTAAGCGGCTGGAGGTGCCCATCCTGGGGGTGATCGAAAACATGGCCGGGGAGATCTTCGGCATGGGCGGCGGTGAAGAGGCGGCCCGCCAGATGGGCGTGGAATTTCTCGGCCGCATCGAGCTGGATCCCCGTATCCGAGAGGGCGGCGACGCGGGCAAGCCCATCGTCATCGATGCTCCCGACAGCGCCGCGGCCCAACAGTTCCGGACCCTGGCCCGCCTGGTGGCGGCGCGCATCAGCGTCATGACCCTGCTGCCCGATCCGGAGCTGCGCATCCTGTAA
- a CDS encoding NuoI/complex I 23 kDa subunit family protein, with protein sequence MFGTGLLKGLGVTLKHLRDTYLDDRERVPSRYEGSIDLGDGERIIRQPIDQEGLLTIQYPEEKRLLPERFRYIPMLIWDTEKGEDRCTACGICAKVCPPQCIWIVRDSDENGKPITRPAEFYIDAAVCMSCSFCAEFCPFDAIKMNHDFELAVYDRYPQLVYDKEELTVPIEYYAALWPTQYAAEQELIRQKEEEERAKAEAKAKAEAEKKAQAAERPKAQRSPEELEALKKKAAERAAARGKSASDEGKGQDEDPEAKKARLEELKRKAAERARQRQQESGE encoded by the coding sequence ATGTTTGGAACAGGATTACTCAAGGGCCTTGGCGTCACCCTGAAGCACCTGCGGGACACCTACCTGGACGACCGGGAGCGGGTGCCAAGCCGCTACGAGGGCAGCATCGACCTGGGTGACGGCGAACGGATCATCCGCCAGCCCATTGACCAGGAAGGGCTGTTGACCATCCAATACCCCGAGGAGAAGCGGCTGTTGCCAGAGCGCTTCCGCTACATCCCCATGCTGATCTGGGATACGGAAAAGGGCGAAGACCGCTGCACCGCCTGCGGCATCTGCGCCAAGGTCTGCCCACCCCAGTGCATCTGGATCGTGCGGGACAGCGACGAGAACGGCAAGCCCATTACCCGGCCGGCAGAGTTCTACATCGACGCTGCGGTCTGCATGAGCTGCAGCTTCTGCGCCGAATTCTGCCCCTTCGACGCCATCAAGATGAACCACGATTTCGAGCTGGCCGTCTACGACCGCTATCCCCAGCTCGTCTACGACAAAGAGGAACTGACCGTTCCCATCGAGTACTACGCGGCGCTGTGGCCCACCCAGTACGCGGCCGAGCAGGAGTTAATCCGGCAGAAGGAAGAGGAAGAGCGGGCCAAGGCAGAGGCCAAGGCCAAAGCCGAGGCAGAGAAAAAGGCCCAGGCGGCCGAACGCCCCAAGGCCCAACGATCCCCGGAGGAGCTGGAAGCTCTGAAGAAGAAGGCGGCCGAGCGGGCTGCCGCCCGGGGCAAGTCGGCCTCCGACGAAGGAAAGGGCCAGGACGAGGATCCAGAGGCCAAAAAGGCCCGGCTGGAAGAACTGAAGCGCAAGGCCGCCGAACGTGCCCGCCAGCGCCAGCAAGAAAGTGGGGAGTGA
- a CDS encoding NAD(P)/FAD-dependent oxidoreductase, with the protein MNGQPPERPHPLRVAIIGGGVTGLTAAYDLTAGQSGPPIRVTLFEGQPYLGGLAAGFKGRPEWEWPLEHFYHHLFLSDRAMLQLLDEIGFAHALRRYRPNTAIHHRGQNYPLDSVTRVLTFPLIPLVDRLRMGLVVAYLRYHPLRPWRRFDQIPADAWLRKWMGNRAYEAAWEFQLQGKFGDYYREVNLAWFWARVVARTTQLAYFDGGFQAFIDHLAGRVQAQGAQIHLQTPVQAIHPLPGGGFQVEVAGQPSQTFDVVLSTTSPRLMARLAPALPESYLAGLRQLRSLGAVVLTLALDRPLTRDMYWISVPKQEGIPFLALVEHTNMVDPSHYAGDHLLYLGDYLPPEHPYFQMTAEELTAEFAPHLRRFNPNFQPDWITGAWLHKASYAQPVPPVGYARMIPDIRTPLPGLYFASMSQVYPWDRGTNFAVEMGRKVVRLIRQDLQAGRLRQINEPAVGRPHNRAGDTTNHTTEPVAAQGRHASERR; encoded by the coding sequence GTGAACGGACAACCACCTGAACGACCCCACCCCCTCCGGGTCGCCATCATCGGCGGTGGCGTGACCGGCCTGACCGCCGCCTACGACCTGACGGCCGGCCAGAGCGGCCCGCCCATTCGGGTCACCCTCTTCGAGGGCCAGCCCTACCTGGGTGGGCTGGCCGCCGGCTTCAAAGGGCGGCCGGAGTGGGAATGGCCGCTGGAACATTTTTACCACCATCTGTTCCTGTCGGACCGGGCCATGCTCCAGCTGCTGGACGAGATCGGCTTCGCCCATGCCCTCCGACGCTACCGCCCCAACACCGCCATCCACCATCGGGGCCAAAATTACCCCCTGGACAGTGTCACCCGGGTGTTGACCTTCCCCCTCATCCCCCTGGTGGATCGCCTGCGCATGGGGCTGGTGGTCGCCTACCTGCGCTACCACCCCCTGCGCCCCTGGCGTCGGTTCGACCAGATCCCGGCGGACGCCTGGCTGCGCAAGTGGATGGGCAACCGGGCCTACGAAGCCGCCTGGGAATTCCAGCTGCAGGGCAAATTCGGCGACTACTATCGGGAGGTCAACCTGGCCTGGTTCTGGGCTCGGGTGGTGGCCCGCACCACCCAGCTCGCCTACTTCGACGGCGGCTTTCAGGCATTTATCGACCACCTGGCCGGCCGGGTCCAGGCCCAGGGAGCCCAGATCCACCTGCAGACGCCGGTCCAGGCCATTCATCCCCTGCCTGGCGGCGGCTTTCAGGTGGAAGTGGCCGGTCAGCCCTCCCAGACCTTTGACGTGGTGTTGAGCACCACCAGCCCCAGGCTCATGGCCCGACTGGCGCCGGCGCTGCCAGAAAGCTACCTGGCCGGCCTGCGACAATTGCGCAGCCTGGGCGCGGTGGTGTTAACCCTGGCCCTGGACCGTCCGTTGACCCGGGACATGTACTGGATCAGCGTCCCCAAGCAGGAGGGGATCCCCTTCCTGGCCCTGGTGGAACACACCAACATGGTGGACCCGTCCCACTACGCCGGGGATCATCTGCTCTACCTGGGCGACTATCTGCCGCCAGAGCATCCCTACTTCCAGATGACCGCGGAGGAGCTCACGGCCGAATTTGCGCCCCACCTGCGCCGTTTTAACCCAAATTTTCAGCCCGACTGGATCACCGGCGCCTGGCTCCACAAGGCTTCCTACGCCCAGCCGGTCCCGCCGGTGGGCTACGCCCGGATGATCCCGGATATTCGGACGCCCCTGCCCGGCCTCTATTTTGCCTCCATGAGCCAGGTCTATCCCTGGGATCGGGGCACCAACTTCGCCGTGGAAATGGGTCGCAAGGTCGTCCGCCTGATCCGCCAGGACCTGCAGGCCGGCCGCTTGCGCCAGATCAACGAACCGGCCGTGGGCCGGCCCCATAATCGTGCAGGAGATACGACGAACCACACCACGGAACCCGTGGCAGCCCAAGGGCGTCACGCCTCTGAAAGGCGATGA
- a CDS encoding B12-binding domain-containing radical SAM protein, translating to MAISWPWRTKRKSNILWLDLGDLGDLVHPDGPHEQWQDHGLGLLRTILHQNGIVTDLASTRAVTSWEQLARQMKGYDMLLMNVRSYTFPVAYRSAQIFKELNPQGKVLTGGMHATVSLDEMEAIPAFDKICQGPGEKIIVDLVRDPDAFPRVIQGVGARSMAEWPMIDRTLWPKPASWRVRRKFNWPLEPECGWGPGPVATILTSRVCPWQCVFCNENSYIPNMGRRPVEAVIDELNYLDNKYGVGSVVIHDSMFFQNPRWLKEWIELYPRKANKVWPYWAAGRSDTVRQWPDLFEALVRETNWNVISIGFESGSDRILKLLNKECTEEDNYFAIDLVNRLGDEMERQGKEPPKFWANIMLGIPGETPEDAFKTMRMLKRMKRVFPSISYYAPYPGSALGHQLIAEGKSLMTKDNYHRFPDDEKVKGVDYQFYRELLAGKYDHLINEGLDSVEHDAGLYRGSLVKA from the coding sequence GTGGCGATTTCATGGCCCTGGCGCACCAAGCGCAAATCAAACATCCTGTGGTTGGATCTGGGAGACCTGGGCGACCTGGTTCACCCGGATGGACCCCATGAACAGTGGCAAGACCATGGGCTGGGGCTCCTGCGCACCATCCTGCATCAGAACGGCATTGTCACCGACCTGGCCTCCACCCGCGCCGTGACCTCCTGGGAGCAATTGGCCCGGCAGATGAAGGGGTACGACATGCTGCTCATGAACGTGCGCAGCTATACCTTCCCCGTGGCCTACCGCTCGGCCCAGATCTTCAAGGAGTTGAATCCCCAGGGCAAGGTGTTGACCGGCGGCATGCACGCCACGGTCTCCCTGGATGAGATGGAAGCCATCCCCGCCTTCGACAAGATCTGTCAGGGACCAGGCGAAAAGATCATTGTGGACCTGGTCCGGGATCCAGACGCGTTCCCCCGGGTGATCCAGGGGGTGGGGGCGCGCTCCATGGCCGAGTGGCCTATGATCGACCGGACCCTCTGGCCCAAGCCGGCCAGCTGGCGGGTGCGCCGCAAGTTCAACTGGCCCCTGGAGCCCGAATGTGGTTGGGGGCCGGGACCGGTCGCCACCATCCTCACCAGCCGGGTCTGTCCCTGGCAGTGCGTCTTCTGCAACGAAAATTCCTACATTCCCAACATGGGGCGCCGCCCGGTGGAGGCGGTGATCGACGAGCTGAATTACCTGGACAACAAGTACGGCGTGGGCTCCGTGGTCATCCACGATTCCATGTTCTTCCAGAATCCCCGCTGGCTCAAGGAGTGGATCGAGCTCTACCCCCGCAAGGCGAACAAGGTCTGGCCCTACTGGGCTGCTGGCCGTTCCGACACGGTACGCCAGTGGCCCGACCTCTTCGAGGCCCTGGTCCGGGAGACCAACTGGAACGTCATCTCCATCGGCTTTGAGTCGGGCAGTGATCGAATCCTGAAATTATTGAACAAAGAGTGCACCGAGGAAGATAACTACTTCGCCATTGACCTGGTCAACCGCCTGGGCGACGAGATGGAGCGGCAGGGCAAGGAGCCGCCCAAGTTCTGGGCCAACATCATGTTGGGCATTCCCGGGGAGACGCCGGAAGATGCCTTCAAGACCATGCGCATGCTCAAGCGCATGAAGCGGGTCTTCCCCTCCATTTCCTACTACGCGCCCTACCCGGGCTCCGCCCTGGGCCATCAGCTCATCGCCGAGGGCAAGAGCCTGATGACCAAGGACAACTACCACCGCTTCCCCGACGATGAAAAGGTCAAAGGGGTGGACTACCAGTTCTACCGGGAGTTGCTGGCCGGCAAGTACGACCATCTGATCAACGAAGGGCTGGACTCGGTGGAACACGACGCCGGACTCTACCGCGGTTCCCTGGTGAAGGCCTGA
- a CDS encoding metal-dependent hydrolase yields the protein MAITLKYYGHSTFTVNADGTHLVIDPFFAPNNPLAPASADQIQADYILISHGHADHIADALALAKRTGALVISNFEIITWLQNQGVEKVHGMNTGGAYTFPFGRVKMTIAHHSSALPDGSNGGNPMGILIHFNDGRDLYFAGDTALTYDMKLIGEAGGVDLALLPIGDNFTMGPEDAIQAAQFVKAKHVIPIHYNTFPPIQQDAQSFAQRLREVAEIDCTVLEPGAEFTL from the coding sequence ATGGCAATCACATTGAAATACTACGGCCACTCCACGTTTACCGTCAACGCAGACGGCACCCATCTGGTCATCGACCCATTCTTTGCGCCCAACAACCCACTGGCCCCCGCCAGCGCCGACCAGATCCAGGCAGACTACATCCTGATCTCCCACGGCCACGCCGACCATATCGCCGACGCGCTGGCCCTGGCCAAACGCACGGGCGCTCTGGTGATCAGCAACTTCGAGATCATCACCTGGCTGCAGAACCAGGGGGTAGAGAAAGTCCACGGCATGAACACCGGCGGCGCCTACACCTTCCCCTTCGGCCGGGTCAAGATGACCATCGCCCACCACAGCAGCGCCCTGCCGGACGGGAGCAACGGCGGCAACCCCATGGGCATCCTGATCCATTTCAACGACGGCCGCGATCTCTACTTCGCCGGGGACACCGCCCTGACCTACGACATGAAGCTCATCGGCGAAGCGGGCGGGGTGGACCTGGCCCTGCTGCCCATCGGCGACAACTTCACCATGGGGCCGGAGGACGCCATCCAGGCGGCCCAGTTTGTCAAGGCCAAACACGTAATCCCCATCCACTACAACACCTTCCCGCCCATCCAACAGGATGCCCAGAGCTTTGCCCAGCGGCTGCGGGAAGTGGCCGAGATCGACTGCACCGTGCTGGAACCCGGCGCAGAGTTTACCCTGTAA
- a CDS encoding alpha/beta hydrolase yields the protein MIPLWLAGEAPAGPAPSFRPWLEPYLLETERPLGAVLICPGGGYRNRAPHEGEPVARRFNRLGWHAFVVHYRVAPHRHPRPLQDAARALRLIRQQATTWQVDPDHVAVCGFSAGGHLAASLGVHFRHPSLQGTGPLERLSCRPDGLILCYPVITAGEFRHAGSFENLLGPDATPAQRLELSLETRVSPETPPTFLWHTADDPAVPVENSLLFAQALRRHRVPFELHVYPHGRHGLGLADEDPHVASWLPLCAAWLRSLGWPTAARDTTA from the coding sequence ATGATCCCGCTCTGGTTGGCAGGGGAAGCGCCGGCCGGGCCGGCACCCTCCTTTCGCCCCTGGCTGGAGCCGTACCTGCTGGAGACCGAAAGGCCCCTGGGCGCAGTGCTGATCTGCCCGGGTGGCGGCTATCGAAACCGGGCACCCCACGAAGGAGAACCGGTGGCCCGGCGCTTCAACCGCCTGGGCTGGCACGCCTTTGTGGTCCACTACCGGGTGGCGCCCCACCGCCATCCCCGCCCCCTGCAGGATGCCGCCCGGGCCCTGCGCCTCATCCGACAACAGGCGACGACCTGGCAGGTGGATCCGGACCACGTGGCCGTCTGTGGCTTCTCCGCCGGGGGACACCTGGCGGCCAGCCTGGGCGTCCACTTCCGGCACCCATCCCTCCAGGGAACAGGCCCGCTGGAGCGCCTGTCCTGCCGGCCCGATGGGCTGATCCTCTGCTACCCGGTCATCACCGCGGGGGAATTTCGCCATGCCGGCTCCTTCGAGAACCTGCTGGGGCCGGATGCCACACCGGCCCAACGCCTGGAGCTGTCCCTGGAAACCCGGGTAAGCCCGGAGACGCCGCCCACCTTCCTGTGGCACACGGCCGATGACCCGGCCGTGCCGGTGGAAAACAGCCTGCTCTTTGCCCAGGCGCTGCGCCGCCACCGGGTCCCCTTCGAACTCCACGTCTACCCCCACGGCCGGCACGGGCTGGGGCTGGCCGACGAAGATCCCCACGTGGCCAGCTGGTTGCCCCTCTGTGCTGCCTGGCTTCGCAGCCTGGGCTGGCCGACAGCCGCCCGGGACACCACCGCCTGA
- a CDS encoding NADH-quinone oxidoreductase subunit B — translation MQQYLHDTITVPEGLEGNVVVTTLDKIYNWSRKSSMWPLLFGLACCAIEMIATAASRYDLARFGMEVMRPSPRQSDLMIVSGTVTKKMVPAIVRIYNQMAEPRYVLSMGACATGGGPFKEGYNVVSGIDKYIPVDVYVPGCPPTPEALIFGLLKLHEKVERQSIAKVPWYRRDTSEYVPVPRLGPDIFDPRQIQLIKEYTLASAQAEGDGAAKRGAARRGEAAAPRELSEKAKARIEQAKARYRAKKQQTA, via the coding sequence ATGCAGCAGTATCTGCACGACACCATTACCGTGCCAGAAGGGCTCGAGGGCAACGTAGTGGTGACCACGCTGGATAAAATTTACAACTGGAGCCGAAAGTCCAGCATGTGGCCCCTGTTGTTTGGCCTGGCCTGCTGCGCCATCGAGATGATCGCCACCGCGGCCAGCCGCTACGACCTGGCCCGCTTCGGCATGGAGGTCATGCGCCCCAGCCCCCGGCAGAGCGATCTGATGATCGTCTCGGGCACCGTCACCAAGAAGATGGTGCCGGCCATCGTGCGCATCTACAACCAGATGGCCGAGCCCCGCTATGTGCTGAGCATGGGCGCCTGTGCCACGGGCGGCGGCCCCTTCAAAGAGGGCTACAACGTGGTCAGCGGCATCGACAAGTACATCCCCGTGGATGTCTACGTGCCCGGCTGCCCGCCCACGCCTGAAGCGCTCATCTTCGGGCTGCTCAAGCTCCACGAAAAGGTGGAGCGGCAGAGCATTGCCAAGGTGCCCTGGTATCGCCGGGACACATCCGAATATGTGCCCGTCCCGCGGCTGGGCCCGGACATTTTCGATCCCCGGCAGATCCAGCTGATCAAGGAATATACCCTGGCCTCGGCCCAGGCAGAAGGAGACGGGGCCGCCAAGCGCGGTGCAGCACGCCGGGGCGAAGCGGCAGCCCCCCGGGAGTTGTCGGAAAAGGCCAAGGCTCGCATCGAACAGGCCAAGGCCCGCTACCGTGCCAAGAAGCAGCAGACTGCCTGA
- a CDS encoding (Fe-S)-binding protein encodes MLSLSEKLLFLVLTAASLAYAFIGFQNVYRVIARGSGERPSAETLRRRAREALITWVTTRPIWKARPATSLFHGLIAWGFMFYFLVNFGDLLEGFFPIAFLGKGWLGGFYRFLADLFSAGVLVGMIYFLARRFLFRSPALRYRENIRLLPAVQEGAIARDSLIVGLFILFHVGFRLLAASFAVAAEGGDWGQPFAHLLSLAWQGWSEGALTAGHRFGWWGALGLILLFVPYFPYTKHFHLVMAGVNYLTKPQRTSLGALDPIDFEDETVESFGVARIEELPWTHLVDAYACIMCNRCQDVCPAYATGKELSPAALEVNKRLYLNAHLEELAAGQSSEFSLLDFAISESAVWACTACGACVEICPVGNEPMFDILYLRRHQVLMESQFPRQLQNAFRGMERNGNPWNQSAAERLAWAEGLNVPTIDENPEPEILWWVGCAPAYDPRARETARALAQVLQAAGVNFAVLGEQESCTGDAARRAGNEYLFYEMALANIETLNAVQPKRIVTTCPHCLHTLGKEYPQYGGHYEVIHHTQLLSELAAAGKIQVQANGSTDTITFHDPCYLGRHNGIVAPPRQVLQELGLQVVEMPRHGAHSFCCGAGGAQMWKEEEHGDEAVNVHRYREAESTGAGTLAVGCPFCLTMLTDASRKTDNALAVKDIAELVAERLS; translated from the coding sequence ATGCTCAGCCTGTCCGAAAAGCTGCTCTTCCTCGTCTTGACCGCGGCTTCCCTGGCCTATGCCTTCATCGGCTTCCAAAACGTCTATCGGGTCATTGCCCGAGGCAGCGGGGAACGCCCCAGCGCCGAGACGCTGCGTCGGCGGGCCCGGGAAGCCCTAATCACCTGGGTCACCACCCGGCCCATCTGGAAAGCCCGCCCCGCCACCAGCCTCTTCCACGGGCTGATCGCCTGGGGCTTCATGTTCTACTTCCTGGTCAACTTTGGCGACCTGCTGGAGGGCTTTTTCCCCATCGCTTTCCTGGGCAAAGGCTGGCTGGGTGGATTCTACCGTTTCCTGGCCGACCTCTTCAGCGCCGGCGTACTGGTGGGCATGATCTACTTCCTGGCCCGACGCTTCCTCTTCCGGAGCCCGGCCCTCCGCTACCGGGAGAACATCCGGCTGCTGCCGGCGGTCCAGGAAGGGGCCATCGCCCGGGATTCCCTCATCGTGGGCCTCTTCATCCTGTTCCACGTGGGCTTTCGACTGTTGGCGGCCAGTTTTGCCGTCGCGGCGGAAGGGGGCGACTGGGGACAGCCCTTCGCCCATCTGCTCAGCCTGGCCTGGCAGGGCTGGAGCGAAGGCGCACTGACCGCGGGCCATCGGTTTGGCTGGTGGGGCGCCCTGGGCCTGATCCTGCTCTTTGTGCCCTATTTCCCCTACACCAAGCACTTCCACCTGGTCATGGCCGGGGTGAACTACCTGACCAAACCCCAGCGCACTTCCCTGGGTGCGCTGGACCCCATCGATTTCGAGGACGAGACGGTGGAAAGCTTTGGCGTGGCCCGGATCGAGGAGCTGCCCTGGACCCACCTGGTGGACGCCTACGCGTGCATCATGTGCAACCGCTGCCAGGACGTCTGCCCGGCCTATGCCACCGGCAAGGAGCTCTCCCCCGCTGCGCTGGAGGTCAACAAGCGGCTCTACCTGAACGCCCACCTGGAGGAGCTGGCCGCCGGGCAATCATCCGAATTTAGTCTGCTAGATTTCGCCATCAGCGAGTCGGCCGTTTGGGCTTGCACCGCCTGTGGCGCCTGTGTGGAGATCTGCCCGGTGGGCAATGAGCCCATGTTCGACATCCTGTACCTCCGGCGCCACCAGGTGCTGATGGAGAGTCAATTTCCCCGTCAGCTCCAGAACGCGTTCCGGGGCATGGAGCGCAACGGCAACCCGTGGAACCAGAGTGCAGCCGAGCGGCTGGCGTGGGCAGAGGGACTGAACGTGCCCACCATCGACGAAAACCCGGAACCGGAGATCCTGTGGTGGGTGGGCTGTGCACCGGCCTATGATCCCCGCGCCCGGGAGACGGCCCGGGCCCTGGCCCAGGTGCTCCAGGCAGCCGGGGTCAATTTTGCCGTGCTGGGCGAACAGGAGAGCTGCACCGGCGACGCAGCCCGGCGGGCCGGCAACGAGTACCTCTTCTACGAGATGGCCCTGGCCAATATCGAAACCCTCAACGCAGTACAGCCCAAACGCATTGTCACCACCTGTCCCCACTGCCTCCACACCCTGGGCAAGGAGTATCCCCAGTACGGCGGCCACTACGAGGTCATCCATCACACCCAGCTCCTGTCGGAACTGGCCGCGGCCGGCAAGATCCAGGTCCAGGCCAACGGCAGCACCGACACCATCACCTTCCACGACCCCTGCTACCTGGGGCGCCACAACGGCATCGTGGCCCCACCCCGGCAGGTGCTCCAGGAGCTGGGCCTTCAAGTGGTGGAGATGCCCCGCCACGGCGCCCACTCTTTCTGTTGTGGGGCCGGGGGCGCCCAGATGTGGAAAGAAGAAGAACACGGGGACGAAGCGGTAAACGTCCACCGCTATCGAGAAGCGGAATCCACCGGCGCTGGCACCCTGGCTGTGGGCTGCCCCTTCTGCCTGACCATGCTCACAGATGCGTCCCGCAAGACGGACAATGCCCTGGCCGTCAAGGACATCGCCGAACTGGTGGCCGAGCGGCTCTCCTGA